GGAGGGTCACCCTGGGCCAGTGGATTCTttgctggcagctgctgcagaagagACCCTTTAGCCCATAGCAAGAGggcgtggggtgtgtgtgtgtgtgtctgtctgtctgtgtatagTTACATGCATGTTGCTTCCAGCCCTTATGGCTTTGAGGCAGGCTTCATAACATGGACCTCCACAATTCTGCCTGAGTTTGAAGATGGGGTGTTCCATTGTCTCCCTGGTCCTACAGGGCTGTGCTGAACAAGACTGGCAGGTTTGTTGCTGCTCTACACTGCCCTGTAGGTTGGGGTGTGTGTTAAAGTGACGAGTTGCGTCTGTTTCATTCTGCTGCACCTTGAGAGAGAGCTGAGCAGAGCCTGGAGCTAATCACTGGGAAGGGTGCACGTCCAAATataagggaggggcagagcagcaggaaaaAATCTTTCCAGGAGGCGAGAGGATGGAGCTTCAGATTTTTCAGCCATCCACTAGCTGAGGCGAATCCAAAACATGCAGCTCTGAACCTGACACTGACTCCTAGAGACTAGTTAGGAGCGGGAGGGGACTAAACATTCCCCCTTGAACTCACCAGTGGCTGTCTTTTCTGTGCATCTCTGGTTGGTAGGCTTGGTGCTTAGCTGCTGTGTGTCCGGTGCACTTGTCAAGACTGCTTGCAAGTCACCACCCTCCAACAGTCTGATGGGTTCTCCATATGGCATGGTATTGAGGTATCAGCATTTCCCACTGCTGTATACTCATTCTATGGGTCTCTCTCCAGAAGGCAACCAACTTGAGGCTCAGCTTCATCCTGCAGAGAAGTAGGTCTGGGCTTCCAGGCGGTACCACTAGGCAAAAACTAGAGGGGGTTGGCAAAACTGATGGTATCAGACTGTTCAAATACTAAGGGCAGCAGGATTTTCTGATAAAAATGATTGCAGTGGACTGCACTTATTTCCTAGTGAGTTCATACCACCCAGGTGCAAAAATTGGGTCAGTTTTGAATGGGGTCATgttctaggttttttttaattgcctttgTAAAGAAAAAGAAGCTAAGATTGTGCTGAAGCTAATGGGGTATGGAAGAGGGGTACAGTGAAGCCTCAGACCTCTCTGATTAGGGTACAGACTGTCTTGTGCCTTGCTTGTTTTGACCCCTTTGTCTTGGAGAGGTTTCCTGTGTGGTGGGTGTCCAGCTCTTGGCTGGGggtaccctctcctctcccacagggTCCCTGGGGCTATGTACTGTGCCCCATTAATGTGATGCGCCTCTATTGCAGATGCAGATGCGATTTGACGGACTACTGGGCTTTCCCGGGGGGTTCGTGGATCGCCGTTACTGGTCCCTGGAGGATGGTCTGAATCGGGTGCTGGGCTTGGGTTTGGGCTGTGTGCGCCTGACGGAAGCTGATTATCTGTGCTCGCACCTGACAGAGGGGCCACATCGCGTGGTGGCCCACTTCTACGCCAGGCAGCTGACCCTGGAGGAGCTGCACACCATCGAGATCTGCGCGGTGCATTCCCGAGACCACGGGCTGGAGGTGGGGTATTCAAGGGAGTGTCTGGAAGCTCTGAGACTGTGGGGAATGAAGCTTCCCAGACtagtcctgctgggctgctatccactgcagctgggcaggggaatGCACCGCATTTAACAGCTTCTAGTGGTGACTGGCGAGTACTAGGCACTGCCACGTTGCTGTCCTGAGTTAGTTGTAAGTCCTGGCCTTCCCTGGGGAAGATGGCAGGGCCATGGTAGCGTAGGGAGGGCTAAAAGGGATAGTCAAAGAGAATGCCTCTGACCCGAAGGTTCGGTGAACTCGTCACTCCGTCTGGCGGGCAGCAAGCAAGGGCTGGGTGTGTTGTCTGACTGAAACTGTGATCTTTGTGTGGCCCTGCAATGCTTTAATCAACAAGGTATTGGGCCCTGATTGGATGGCACATAAGCGGTAAGAAGTCAGCCAGAGAGACATGAGTTTTTCTGGGAAATCTGGAGCTACAGGGACTCTGACTGGGTTGGTGAGCTTGTGCCAGGTCATCTAATATCCCTGATGTAGAACACAGCTGGTGGAGGACGTTTGGTGCATCCTGGGCAGGATGCTGCGATCTGCCAGGAGCGATGCTGCATGTGCACTAAATGTGACCCTGGGTGGTGGCGGCACCTGTTGAGGGGGACCTGGAAGTGAGTTACAGCATTCTTGCAGAGTGCTATGAAGGGCAAAGCAGAGACCTAGAATGTAGGTCATCCCTGGGGCAGGTGGTGGTACACCTGGGATATGGGGGTAGCAGGGAGTGGTAGGGGACGTGGGGGGATGGTAAGCTGTGGTGCTCATTCTGAGGGATGGTAGAGGATGGGCTGAAACAGGGTAAGgggtggtctgctggggggaaggtaCGGTGCACATGTGGGGGGAGATTGATGGGGGAGGCAGACTGGGGCCAGGGTGCTTACGTGGCGGGTATGTGGGGTGTTGCCTAGGCTTGGTTTGGAGTAATGGGCAGAGGTGTGGTATTCCTGCTGGGAgttggggcgcgggggggggggtggatgtgGCTCTGCTCATCCTGGGTGAATGGGAGAGGTGCATGGTCtggggaggcagggcctgctgggaAGCTGGTGCTCACCCCATGTGGGTCGGGGGGCTTGCATGGGGGTGGGCTGACAGTGCCTTTTGGTGTTGCTCAATTGTGTGTGCTGTTGCAGGTAATGGGAATGGTCCGTGTTCCCTTGTACACCCAGAAGGACCGCATGGGTGGGCTGCCGAACTTCCTGGGGAACTCCTTCATCGGGACTGCTAAATTCCAGCTGCTCTTTGCCCTGAAGGTCTTGAATATGGTTCCTGAAGAGAAGCTGGTAGAGGCTGTGGCTGCCACCCAGAAGCAAAAAGAGCCGGCAGCCGTGACTGGCAACGTGAAGGCAGCTGCGCCAGCCAATGTGACAGCCGCTGCGACGGCCGCTGCAACGGCCAATGCAACGGTAGCTGCGACAGCCAATCCACCAGTGGCTAAACCAGAAAATGCATCTGCACGTCAGCCTCCAGCTGTATCAGTGGCTGAGCCAGCGGCTAAGCAAGCAGCAGAGTCTGTGATAGGGCCTGCGGCCAAGCCGGTAGCTGAGCCCAAGGCTGAGTCTGCAGCTGAGCCGGTAGCTGAGCCCATGaatgagtctgtggcagagccagcagcGGAGCCCAAGGCTGAGCCAGCGGTTGAGGCTATGGCTGAGTGATGGATTGTTCTGTGTCAACTTCTTTAAAATGGGTAAAGAGACTAGAGACGTTCCTGTCACTGGCTGCAAAGGCCATCCGCTCGACTCCACCACCGCGCTGGTCAGGTGGGGCGGGATTCATTTGCCTGAGGCAATGGAACGCTGTATTTTGTAAGGCCCATAAATAATAGCAAGCTTTCCAGATCTCCTAGCAGCCCCTCCGCGGTCTGTGTGCTTACAGGACTCTTAGAATGCTTTAACTTCCAGGGATGCTCAGCCCACACCCAGCTTAGGTATTGTTTTAATGAACAGAAATGTTCCTTTTTAAATTGAGACAGTGAGTTTTTAGCCCCCAGCAGCAGTATTGTGAACCCAGTCACAGCTGTGTTTGGGGATGGGTAAACAAACCTGATTGAAAAGAGACAAGTCTGCCAGCTCTAGCTCCATGCCATGTGCAGAAATGAAGTGGCTGGCCTCCAGTGGGCCTAGTCTAAGAGTGCTCCTAGTGTTCCCAGGTTACTTTGGGACCCATGGAAGCTAAGGTGGAAGCTTAGCTGGCTGGTGTCGGCTCCCAGGTGGCTTAGGCTGAGCCCCCGTGGGGTGCAGAAAGGTGGGATGCGTGTGTGGCTTTGCATCTGGagagttgggggtgcaggagaatgAAATAAATGGCTTTGCTGTACTCGTTTGCTGTCTTCCCATGAACACTGGCGAGCGTCAGGGATGTGATGTGAGTGTGCAGTCATAGTACTCGGTGCTAGGCACTCGCATGCGGAGTGGGGCTGTCTGCAGGGACTTGACTGCTGGCAGCTTCTCTTTGCTGAGATAGGAGACTAATGGCTGTTGTCCTGGACTTAGCCCCTTCTGACTAGGGCAATGGCTCTTAAATGGCACCTCTCTCCTCGATTGCTGTTTTCAGTTTAACTGTCTCGCCCCTTGTCCTTCAGTCCACCCTCACCCACAACCTTAGTCACTTCCAAACACTAAAGTGGAACTGGGACAGTTCTTAGTGGGAGATTGCCACATCTGGACTAGCCACTCCTGGACTTGCTTCCCCAATATGATTGGAAACTATTCCCGGGACCCTTCTCAGGCACTGGCTACAGCCAAACCCAGCTGGCCAGATACACCCGTGTCTCCAGTGGGGTTGACTGGAGTGCCTCAACCATTGTCAGTGTCTTGTGAAGGTGGCAATTCATTCTGCATAATCTGCTGCAGCACCTTGCTGATGGCATGAGTCACATCCTGCCCACCTGGGAACCAAACTGATGGCTCCCTGCTCCTATGGTCAGGCATGCTGTTGCCATTCATTTACAAGGCTCTGCACACTCAACAGGTGGGGTCACTTCAGTTGTCTCTGCACCAGCTTCCAGCAGATCTTGCTCTCCCTGGGTCCTAGGCTGGAGCCCGATGCTGCCTTATCTGTTTAGGTACTTCTACCAAGCCCCTTGCTTTGGTCATGGAACAATCACTCTGGGCCAACGGAGTTCTCTAAACAGAATAGTTCCCTCCCTTGGGCCCCTCTCTGACAGCTCAAACTGCTGTAAGAGGCTGGAGTAGATTCCTTGATGCTTGGCAAAGTGCTTTGCTTCCAAGACTGGCCTCAAACCCAGCAGTGGCCATTCTCTTGCTCTCTCCCCCTTAATGCTTTCAGGGTgactggtgggggctgctctaagaaccagcagagccaggcccagctgggaccccattttagtcagttaactggttaaatgtttaaCCTGATGCTTCAGCAGTTAACTGAGGTTTTATATTCCTagtccttggctgtgtctacattggcgcaatcttgcaccaaagcagccacttttgtgcaaaaacactgacattctaatgtgtgaaatcagtgctgcttgtgcaagaactatgatgctcccgctcaggaataagccctcttgggcaactgttcttgcgcaagaggccagtggaaacatgaatttcttcggcaagaaagcctgatggctaaaatggccattggagctttcttgcgtgcgagagcgtctacactgacacagatgctcttgagcaaaggcacatgccagtgtagacgctcttgcgcctacacaagagttcttgcattaagagtatttgcgcaagatcgtgctaatgtagacgtagcccttggttTTAAGGAATATCAGTGTGTCCCTGCAGTGGATCTATCATCCCAATGTGCTACAACAATACATTACAAGGACAGACTGATGGGATTAACTCCTACCACTGCCATTCCATTGACACAGAAGGCCCATTGGTGATCCCAAGTGTCACAGGCAAAGCCCTTCAGCAATGCTCCCTGCTGCAGTTGGTAGGGACAAACTTTGTCTGGGCAGATAGCCCAGTTAGCTGGCCCAGTGCCAAAAGCGAACAGCTGCCTTTATAGCATCTGTGTTTATGGAGTGCACCACTGTGCACTTGCCATTGATGAGCAGTTTCAATCCAAGCTGAGGATTGACAGCAAGCAGGAGAATCACAAAAGAAAAGACCCTTTTAATTGAAGACATTTAGAGAGACAGGCTGACTGTGGCAGCAATATGCTCTTCAATAAATAACGGTGCAGTAGGGTAGCAATAGGGTGGTGTGTGACTGACAAGCCTGTGCAACAGCTGAGGGGCATGGTAGATAGGACAAGTTGCTCATCTCTGGCCATGCTCTTGTGCTGGAGTGTTGAAGGTTAGAATGTGCAACAGCCCAGGGTACAAGACCCAGGCAAACAGGGAAGAAACAGCTTCCTTATTGTACAGCTGTTTCAGAAAGACATTCAAGTGCCAGGCAAACCCAATGCACACCAAAGCAGCTTTAGCAACTAAGTAAACCTTCATGCACAAGTACACAGTTTTTAAAAACTGAACTAGGTAAGAAAATACAAAACCAGTTACTGCAACTTAGAACGGAATCTGGCTGGAGCCACTAGATCAAGAGTAATTTACATTGGTATATTCATGGTCCAAAAATACTGTAGGGGAGGAGACATGATTGAGAGCTCAAACAGAGCAGCTGGCTAAGtctgctgaggcagggagctggccttgGATTGGTGCCCCTATAATTAACATTAGAGGgcagcctccaggcagcatgacCAGGACTAGTTCCAACTGGCAACTCCTACCCCACAAGCCATTCTTCCAGGGGCCTGGGAAGATCtcaggtgcagaagggagagctCAGGGACTCAGCACaggtaggctgcatctagactggcaagtttttccacaaaagcaggtgcttttgtggaaaaacttgccagctgtctacactggccacttgaatttccgcaagaacactgacgatctcatgtaagattgtcagtgttcttgcggaaatgctctgctgctcccgttcgagcaaaagccctcttgcgccaatgcttttgcgcaagagggccagtgtagacagcacagtaccgttttgtgcaaaaaagccccgatcacaaaaatggtgattggggctttcttgcgcaaaagcgtgtctagattggcacagacgcttttccacaaaagtgcttttgcagaaaagcatccgtgccaatcatgccagtctagacgtagccgtacagTGGGAAGAAATCAAAAGCCCCCCCAGAAGCAAGCTGCCAGCCACCCATTACGCAAGGGCTGTGATGGGCAAGGCCTTTCCCCTCAGGCCAGATGTCTTGCTGTGCCCCTATGGCAGCCCCGCAACTGAAAGAACCTGTTCCTCTGCAGCACAGAGGCATAGGgcagctgcacccctccccttttgaTACCTGTGCGTCAGAGCAGGCTAACTCAGCCAGGCCCTCCACTTCATGAGCACATCCCTATTAAAAATGCAGTATGTGCATGGGGATAGGGCAGGGAGCAAaattcccctccccagggaaagcCCATCAGTCTTAGGATGCCCAGCCCACTCCGGGGCTAGAGCAATGCCAGTCTGCCCACCCAGGGGCAGGCCAGAGCTCATAGCAGTCAGGACGTGGCATGTCCCCCACTCCTAGCTGCAGAGACAGCAGGGTGTCAGTGAGGTGCATGTTCAGCCCTTCGACGTCTCCTCCCCCTCTTAGCCCCCACCCAGGCAGTAAGGTGGCCTTCCCTGGCTGCAACACAGGGGAGAGGAAAGCTCAGGCTGCTGTAAGtcgggcagagggaggctgccctcTCTGTGCAGATCTCAACAGGCCCAGCGCATCATGAATATAAGGCCCACTACTCACTTCACTGTGGTCAGTGCTGGGAGCAACTGCTTtcaggaccccctccccccacgcagaGTAAATGCTGCCTTAAGCCACTCAACCAGGCCAGCACTGCTGGCTGGGGTCCAGCCCCATTCTCCACATAGCAACCAGGCTAGACAGTTGGAGCAGGGGTGAGCGGCCGCCTCTCCCCCAAGAGCGCTCCAGCAAACGGGGAACCAGCGTAATCCCCTCCCGCATACAGAGCACACCAGTATCAGGACCAGGGCAGCAAGAAACACAAGGAGATGGATGGACCAGTCTGAGAAGTTCTGTTTGGGGGCTGTTGGTCCAGCCCCAGGAAACAGGCTTGGCTCAGCAGAGCCCTTTAAAAAACCCACTTCTAAGCTGCTTAACCGTCCCAGCACCTGGTGAGATCCACAGGCCCCCTCACTGGGAATGAGGCAACAGCACCTGCCCCAAGgactccccctgctgcctctcagccACACCCACTGGAGCACCCTGGGCTTGGTGCCGCACCGCACGGACAGCACTACTCTGCTCAGCTCCCATTCGGGATTGGGTTTGGGAGAGCCCTGGAGCTAGGACACTGGCAGAGGCCCTGAGTGGGAGGACATGATTCCTACCTAATACCCTCTACAGCGCCCCTTTGACTTGTGGAGAACGGATTTAAGAGCCCGCCGGCCCCTCTCCACAgtaacttcccccctcccactccagcagCAGCGACAACACAGCAGCTTTTGTTCCACACTTCCTTGGCCAAGGCCCAGTTTTGAAGCAGGCACATGAACAGTGGGGATTGGGATACAGAGCTGAGGGGCAAAGGAGGGCTGAGAGGGGGCCAGGCACTGACCACAGTGGGTGCTTTGCTCTCAGGATAGTGCAGCTGTCTCAGCTGTGTATTTCAATGTCCTGTTAGCATGTAGCCCTGTAGCCCTGAGGTCGCTAATGCAATACGGGAGGCTGAGGCCTGCTGCCCTTTGGGAAGGTCAATGGTTGGAAGCGCCATATGGTGAGAAGTGCCCTGCACAAGTCTTGTGCAAACAAAGCAAGCATTTCACTGCTGACAATCCCATTGCAGTCTCCACCCGGCCTTTGATCCCAGActcatgccagggccccagggaggcTGTCCTGTGGCGTAACCCCCTCCATTTCTCTCGGGGCCCACAATCTCTACAAACAACTGGGACAGCAGCTAATTTTCAGCACGAGCAGCGATCTGTGCACGAACCTTGCTCCCAAACATCCTGCAGGAGGATAACTGAGGCTCCCAGAGCAGCACAGTGGAAGGGAATGGAGGTGGCTCGCTCCCCTCTCTAGGAATAACTGTACATCTCCCCACAGCGCTCCTGGGGAGCGCTAGGATCTAGACAATCTACATTTCACTATGAAACAGCAATTTCAATCCCTGTCTTCTACTGTAGCGCATCGTGAATCGGATGCTTCTTTTTAAGTCAGGGGTTGGTGACGATCCCTGTGCATCTCAGCAGCAGTTTCCTTCCTGTGTGTGGGCAGGAGTGTTACCAGCAGCAACACAGACTCTGCAGCAGGAGTCTGGGAGCCCAACAGAAATGTGCCCCATTCCCACCTGCCCCTGAACTGAGAGGACACGGCCCTGGCCCTCTGGTGTGTTGTGGCCTCTAACATAGTGCTCAGTGCATGCTGATTGCCttattcccggccctgcctctgctacGGCAAAGCAGACAATCGCATCCCACACACCTGTGGGCATCTAGGTGAGAGCTGGCCAACAGCAAAGGgcgagggaggagagaggaggtaTACCATGCGCACAGGGCCACCACGGGAAGGGGTTCCTGCCCATAGCATGTCACACCCCTTATGAGTGGGCAACAGCTGTTAAGCCACACAGGAGTCCTTGGCACCCTGGGCCAAGATGACAAAtcagggctgcagcaggtcaAGCCTATGTCTGCCAAATCTCAGTCAATCCACAGACGAGTGGTCAATTTGAAGAGGCTGGGTGGTTGATGGGAAACCAGCATCACAAGAATCAGTGCGGAGCCAGATGAGTCAGGAGGTAAAGGGAAGAATGATCCTATTGAAGACAAGAGAACAGCTGTCGGAAAACCACGGAAGGGCTGAGTATCTGCACAGACAGGACAGCCGCTGTGCTTTGCAGAGCAGAGTGGGAGCCCCGGCTCTGGAGCCCtgatgggtgggtgggggtgggggaatcggGGCCTCAAGCCAGGAGGCATTCTGCCATCAACTGTAACAAGAGAGGCAAGTTGCCTGTGTACAGCCCTGCACAGAGGGCTCCCAGGGTGCAGCTCTCTCGGAACCCGGGCTCTAGCGGTTTCCAAGAGGCTGAATGCACACTGAGCCACACGGCCTGTGTTACTTGGGCTCTAGCTTTAGCCTCCTGCCTCACATGCTACCGTGGGGCTTTGTGCCAGCATCTTGctgcagtgcagggctccagAGAGAAGGTAAACACCACTCCCACCGCTGCCTACCTCTCACTTTGCCGACACCCTCTGCTGGGTCACGTTGCCCGGCTGTATTCAATGCCGCTCTTTGCGGAAATGCCAGGCCATGGCAGCAGGCTGcggagcaggctctgggcttgGCGGTATATCCGGTGAGGGATCGAGCAGGGGCTCAGGCTGGCGAGCGTTGAGCCAATGTGCTGTAGGTAGTCAGTGAGCCTCAGTTAAGGACAACAAGGACATTTACAGTGAAAGGTAAAGCCACTTAGAACACTGCCCTGAGAGCAGCTGTAGCAGGACAGTACTAAGCAACCGGAGCTAGGCCAGGCCAAGCAGCAATGGGCGCAGGGACAACGGTGCAGGGCTGTACCGCACAGCAAGAGGACAACGGCACTTTGGGAACATTCTCTGCAATTTGCCCAGGAAATGTGTTAGCCAAATAACCACTCCTGTCCCTTTCAGTCCCAGCATTCCAGCTGCTGGAGCcatggcccagctggctgcgGAGGCGAAGGGACTTTAAGCTCTCCCCTCAAAGTACATCCAATAAAGTAGTTTGTCATCCCGGTTCTGTATCCGCCCTGCCTCGGGGGAGAGCGTGAATCCCTCGAGCCATTCAGAAGAGTTCAATAAAATCTCTTTCAGCAGCAGGCTTCTAGCTGCATTTGGAGTCCAGCACACCATCAGTGGTGAGAAGGCGCCACTCTGCATGACCACAACCTTTAGCAGGTTTGGGATACACCCAGCAATAGGGC
The nucleotide sequence above comes from Pelodiscus sinensis isolate JC-2024 chromosome 16, ASM4963464v1, whole genome shotgun sequence. Encoded proteins:
- the NUDT16L1 gene encoding tudor-interacting repair regulator protein isoform X2 — translated: MGCSIVSLVLQGCAEQDWQMQMRFDGLLGFPGGFVDRRYWSLEDGLNRVLGLGLGCVRLTEADYLCSHLTEGPHRVVAHFYARQLTLEELHTIEICAVHSRDHGLEVMGMVRVPLYTQKDRMGGLPNFLGNSFIGTAKFQLLFALKVLNMVPEEKLVEAVAATQKQKEPAAVTGNVKAAAPANVTAAATAAATANATVAATANPPVAKPENASARQPPAVSVAEPAAKQAAESVIGPAAKPVAEPKAESAAEPVAEPMNESVAEPAAEPKAEPAVEAMAE
- the NUDT16L1 gene encoding tudor-interacting repair regulator protein isoform X1 translates to MAALTGTAGAAGLFPPLSVPGVTELKPLSRYEAMRLGPGWSHSCHAMLYAPNPGMLFGRIPLRYAVLMQMRFDGLLGFPGGFVDRRYWSLEDGLNRVLGLGLGCVRLTEADYLCSHLTEGPHRVVAHFYARQLTLEELHTIEICAVHSRDHGLEVMGMVRVPLYTQKDRMGGLPNFLGNSFIGTAKFQLLFALKVLNMVPEEKLVEAVAATQKQKEPAAVTGNVKAAAPANVTAAATAAATANATVAATANPPVAKPENASARQPPAVSVAEPAAKQAAESVIGPAAKPVAEPKAESAAEPVAEPMNESVAEPAAEPKAEPAVEAMAE
- the NUDT16L1 gene encoding tudor-interacting repair regulator protein isoform X3 is translated as MAALTGTAGAAGLFPPLSVPGVTELKPLSRYEAMRLGPGWSHSCHAMLYAPNPGMLFGRIPLRYAVLVMGMVRVPLYTQKDRMGGLPNFLGNSFIGTAKFQLLFALKVLNMVPEEKLVEAVAATQKQKEPAAVTGNVKAAAPANVTAAATAAATANATVAATANPPVAKPENASARQPPAVSVAEPAAKQAAESVIGPAAKPVAEPKAESAAEPVAEPMNESVAEPAAEPKAEPAVEAMAE